CTACAAAGCTATGAGTTCTTAAACGTTCTGCAAGTGTAGGAGTGCTTTCAAAGCGAACTACACCAAGCAGAGTTCACCTAAGTAGTTTAGCCTAAGACAAGGCGGAAAACCGACTTATCCCTATGAGTTCTTAAACTTTCTGCAAGTGAAGGAGTGCTAGCAAGGCAATGAGTTTATTTATGCCAAGGAGCATACGTGTTTTGTATGTGACTTAGGCTAAATAAACTCATTAACGCAGCTAAAGCGAACTACACGAAGCAGATTACATTTGCTCCATGACTTCGATACCTAAAAGATCCAATCCTGATTTCAGGGTCTTCGCAACCAAATTACATAACACTAAACGGCTGTCACGTACATTTGGCTCTACGCCTTCTTTTAGGACTGGGCACGCCTCATAGAACGTCATGTATAGGCTTGCTAGTTCATATAGGTATCCACATAATACGTGCGGTGTTGCTTCGCTGATCATTAGATCAAGTACTTCTTCTAATTGTAGAAGTTTAAGAGCGAGTGCTTTTTCTTGTGGCTCGTTGATTGCAACGTCTGCTGTTAATGACGCAGCATCAATACCTGATTTACGGAAGATACTGCGAACGCGGGTGTATGCGTATTGAAGATAAGGCGCTGTAGCACCTTCAAAGCTCAGCATACTATCCCAGTTGAAGATATAGTCGCTAGTGCGGTGTTTAGAAAGATCCGCATATTTCACTGCGCCAATACCGACTTTACGGGCTATTTCGCTACGCTCTTCGTCGCTTAAGTCTGACTCACGCTCAGCAAGTTTAGCTGCAGCACGAGTGATTGACTCTTCTAGCAAGTCTGCAAGTTTAACTGTACCGCCAGTACGAGTTTTGAATGGCTTACCGTCGGCCCCCATCATGGTACCAAATGGGCAGAATTCATAACTTGTTTCATCACGTAATAAACCAGCTTTACGTGCTGTTAGCTCAACTTGATTGAAGTGCAAGCTTTGACGCGCATCAACGAAGATTAGGATACGATCCGCACCCAGTTTGTTTGAACGGTAATCACAGGCTGCTAGGTCAGTTGTGGCATATAAGAAACCACCACCTGATTTCTGTACGATAAATACTGAAGGCTCACCGTCTTTATTAGCAAGCTCATCTAAGAACACCACTTGTGCACCATTAGATTCAACCGCAATTTCTTTGCCTTTTAATAGCGCAATAATGTTTGCAAGTTCACTGTTATAAGCACTTTCAGCCATGATGTCATCGGATGTAAGCGTTACGTTTAGACGCTTATAAACTTCTTCAGAATGCTTCACAGAAGTCGCAATGAATAGCTTCCATAGTTTTTCACAGTGTGCGTCGCCACCTTGTAATTTAACAACGTAATCACGCGCTTTATCAGCAAAACCTTCTTCATCATCAAAGCGTTTTTTCGCATCACGATAGAAGGTCTCTAAATCAGCTAGTGCAACTTTGTCTAGATCAACACCTTGGTTGATTTGATCTTCTAAGTGCGCGATTAGCATACCAAACTGAGTACCCCAGTCACCCATGTGGTTTTGACGGATAACTTCATCGCCACGGAACTCAAGGGCACGAACAACCGCATCACCAATGATAGTCGAACGTAAATGACCTACATGCATTTCTTTAGCAAGGTTAGGTGATGAGTAATCAACAACCACTTTTTGCGCCGTTGCATGCGGTGCAACAGCCAGCTTTTCATCTTCATTTGCCGCTTTTAAGCTAGCTGATAAAAACGCAGGCTTTAAGTGAATATTGATAAAACCAGGGCCTGCAATTTCAGTTTTTTCTGCGATATCAGCAAGATCTAGGTTATCGATAATTTTTTGTGCTAGCTCACGCGGGTTCGATTTTAGTTTTTTTGCAGCCCCCATCGCGCCATTGATTTGGTAATCACCAAATTGCGGGCGTGTGCTTTGCGTTACCGCTGGGTTTGTGTCTTCTGGTAACCCTGCTGCAACCATCGCAGCAATTGCTTTTTCGATTAAAAGAGTACGAATATTCATTGTAATTTTTACCTTTATGGCCCGTAGTACGGGCCCTTAAATTTGAAGCAGTCTTAGCGTATTAGTTTTCGCGCGTGTGGTTAAACTTGATATCTGGATAGCGTTCCATCGACAAGTTTAGGTTTACACGGCTTGGCGCGATATAAGTAAGGTTATCGCCACCATCAAGCGCTAAGTTGCTTTCGCACTTACGCTTAAACTCTTCAAGCTTTTTGTTATCGTCTGAGCTTACCCAACGTGCAGTATTAACACTGACACCTTCGTAAATCGCATCAACGTTGTATTCAGCTTTTAAGCGAGCAACAACCACATCAAACTGTAGTACACCTACCGCACCAACGATAAGGTCGTTATTTATAAGCGGTCTAAATACTTGCACAGCACCTTCTTCAGATAACTGAACTAAGCCTTTTAGCAATTGCTTTTGTTTTAATGGATCTTTTAAGCGAATACGGCGGAATAATTCTGGTGCGAAGTTAGGAATACCACCAAACTTCATTTTTTCACCTTGCGTAAAAGTATCACCTATTTGAATTGTACCGTGGTTGTGTAAACCAATGATGTCACCCGCATAAGCATCTTGCGCTCGCT
The nucleotide sequence above comes from Pseudoalteromonas shioyasakiensis. Encoded proteins:
- the argS gene encoding arginine--tRNA ligase, whose product is MNIRTLLIEKAIAAMVAAGLPEDTNPAVTQSTRPQFGDYQINGAMGAAKKLKSNPRELAQKIIDNLDLADIAEKTEIAGPGFINIHLKPAFLSASLKAANEDEKLAVAPHATAQKVVVDYSSPNLAKEMHVGHLRSTIIGDAVVRALEFRGDEVIRQNHMGDWGTQFGMLIAHLEDQINQGVDLDKVALADLETFYRDAKKRFDDEEGFADKARDYVVKLQGGDAHCEKLWKLFIATSVKHSEEVYKRLNVTLTSDDIMAESAYNSELANIIALLKGKEIAVESNGAQVVFLDELANKDGEPSVFIVQKSGGGFLYATTDLAACDYRSNKLGADRILIFVDARQSLHFNQVELTARKAGLLRDETSYEFCPFGTMMGADGKPFKTRTGGTVKLADLLEESITRAAAKLAERESDLSDEERSEIARKVGIGAVKYADLSKHRTSDYIFNWDSMLSFEGATAPYLQYAYTRVRSIFRKSGIDAASLTADVAINEPQEKALALKLLQLEEVLDLMISEATPHVLCGYLYELASLYMTFYEACPVLKEGVEPNVRDSRLVLCNLVAKTLKSGLDLLGIEVMEQM